The Fusobacterium necrophorum subsp. necrophorum genome has a window encoding:
- the nagE gene encoding N-acetylglucosamine-specific PTS transporter subunit IIBC, whose protein sequence is MFSYLQKIGKALMVPVAVLPAAAILMGIGYWIDPTGWGANSQLAAFLIKAGAAIIDNMAILFAIGVAFGMSKDKNGAAALTGLVAFQVVTTLLSSASVAQLLGIAPEEVNPAFGRINNQFIGILCGVISAELYNRFSGIELPKFLAFFSGKRFVPIITSGVMIVVSFILMYVWPLIFSALSSFGIKIASMGAIGAGIYGFFNRLLIPVGLHHALNSVFWFNLAGINDIGRFWGSPDIAYADLPAALQGTYHVGMYQAGFFPIMMFGLLGACAAFIKTSKVENRAKVMSIMTAAGFASFFTGVTEPIEFAFMFVAPILYLLHAVLTGVAVFLAASFNWMAGFGFSAGFVDLVLSSRNPNAHHWYMLIVLGIVFFIIYYLVFYVAITKFDLKTPGRELEEEEIQAQQKEKISNNLLANQLIPLLGGSENIEEIDYCTTRLRLRVKESANINDKEIKKLVPGLLKPSKNAVQVIIGPEVEFIADEMKRVLNK, encoded by the coding sequence ATGTTTAGTTATTTGCAAAAAATCGGAAAAGCATTGATGGTTCCTGTTGCAGTATTACCGGCTGCTGCTATCTTAATGGGAATTGGGTATTGGATTGACCCTACTGGTTGGGGAGCAAATAGTCAGTTGGCTGCCTTTTTGATAAAAGCAGGAGCAGCTATTATCGACAACATGGCAATTTTATTTGCGATAGGAGTAGCGTTCGGAATGTCCAAGGATAAAAACGGTGCTGCGGCATTGACCGGTTTGGTCGCTTTTCAAGTCGTAACAACCTTATTATCTTCCGCTTCGGTAGCTCAATTATTAGGAATTGCTCCTGAAGAAGTAAATCCTGCTTTCGGAAGAATTAACAATCAATTTATCGGAATTTTATGTGGAGTTATTTCTGCAGAATTATACAATCGTTTCAGTGGAATAGAACTTCCTAAGTTTTTAGCCTTCTTTAGCGGGAAGAGATTTGTGCCTATTATTACTTCCGGAGTGATGATAGTTGTTTCTTTTATTTTAATGTATGTCTGGCCATTGATTTTCTCTGCTTTATCCAGCTTTGGAATAAAAATTGCCTCCATGGGAGCTATAGGAGCAGGAATTTATGGTTTCTTCAACAGATTATTAATTCCGGTGGGATTGCACCATGCTTTAAACTCCGTATTCTGGTTTAATCTAGCGGGAATTAACGACATCGGAAGATTCTGGGGTTCGCCAGATATTGCTTATGCAGATTTACCGGCCGCTCTTCAAGGAACTTATCATGTCGGAATGTATCAAGCAGGATTTTTCCCTATCATGATGTTTGGATTATTGGGAGCCTGTGCTGCCTTTATTAAAACGTCAAAGGTGGAAAATCGAGCAAAAGTTATGTCCATCATGACAGCGGCAGGATTTGCAAGTTTCTTTACGGGAGTTACAGAACCGATTGAATTCGCTTTTATGTTTGTGGCACCAATCTTGTATTTATTACATGCAGTCCTAACGGGGGTAGCGGTATTCCTGGCAGCAAGTTTCAATTGGATGGCAGGATTCGGTTTCTCTGCAGGATTCGTTGATCTGGTCCTATCTTCCAGAAATCCGAATGCACATCATTGGTATATGTTGATTGTCTTAGGAATTGTATTCTTCATCATTTATTATCTTGTTTTCTATGTTGCCATTACCAAATTCGATTTGAAGACTCCGGGACGAGAATTGGAAGAGGAAGAAATACAAGCTCAACAAAAAGAAAAAATTTCCAATAATCTGTTGGCAAATCAATTGATTCCTTTATTAGGAGGAAGTGAAAATATTGAAGAAATTGATTATTGTACTACAAGACTACGATTGCGAGTCAAAGAGAGTGCAAACATCAATGATAAAGAAATTAAAAAATTGGTTCCGGGACTTTTAAAGCCTTCTAAAAATGCTGTTCAAGTTATTATTGGACCGGAAGTGGAATTCATTGCGGATGAAATGAAACGAGTACTAAATAAATAA